A region of Panthera uncia isolate 11264 chromosome D4, Puncia_PCG_1.0, whole genome shotgun sequence DNA encodes the following proteins:
- the POLR1E gene encoding DNA-directed RNA polymerase I subunit RPA49 encodes MAAEVLSSVRWLYCGEPDDSHRAVLVQFSNGQLQNPGNMRFTLYKSNDSTNPRKRGQRILAAETDRLSYVGNNFGTGALKCNTLCRHFVGVLNKTSGQMEVYDAELFNMQPLFSDESVESGSTRDNEAKTFREKMDSCIEAFGTTKQKRALNSRRMNRVGNESLNCAVAKAAENIIDAKGVTALVSDAIRDELQDDSLYLPPCHADAAKPEDVYKFEDLLSPAEYEALQSPSEAFRNVSAEEILKMIEENSHCSFVIEALKSLPLDEESRDRQARCIWFLDTLIKFRAQKVIKRKSALGPGVPHIISAKLLKHFTCLTYNNGSLRNLISDSMKAKVTAYVIILALHISDFQIDLTLLQRDLKLSERRMMEIARAMRLKISKRRVSLAAGGEEDHKLGTLSIPLPPAQTSDHQSKRRRIT; translated from the exons ATGGCGGCGGAGGTGTTGTCGAGTGTGAGGTGGCTGTACTGTGGGGAGCCCGACGACAGTCATAGAGCAGTACTGG TCCAGTTCTCCAATGGGCAGCTGCAGAATCCAGGCAACATGCGCTTTACCTTGTACAAGAGCAATGACTCCACAAACCCCAGGAAGAGAGGTCAGCGGATCCTG GCAGCTGAAACAGACAGACTTTCCTATGTGGGAAATAATTTTGGGACTGGAGCCCTCAAATGCAACACTCTGTGCAG GCACTTTGTGGGAGTCCTGAACAAGACCTCCGGCCAGATGGAGGTGTATGATGCTGAATTGTTCAACATGCAGCCACTGTTTTCAG ATGAATCAGTCGAGAGTGGCTCGACACGAGATAATGAGGCCAAAACTTTTAGAGAAAAG ATGGATTCTTGCATTGAAGCCTTTGGAACCACCAAACAGAAGCGGGCTTTGAATTCCAGAAGAATGAACAGAGTTGGCAATGAATCTCTGAATTGTGCAGTAGCTAAAGCCGCAGAGAATATTATTGATGCAAAGGGTGTGACTG CTCTGGTCAGTGATGCCATCCGTGATGAACTGCAAGATGACTCCCTGTACCTTCCTCCCTGCCACGCTGATGCAGCCAAGCCTGAAGACGTGTATAAATTTGAAGACC TTCTCTCCCCTGCTGAGTATGAAGCTCTTCAAAGCCCATCTGAAGCTTTCAGGAATGTCTCAGCAGAGGAGATCCTGAAGATGATCGAAGAGAACAG CCACTGCTCCTTTGTCATAGAAGCGTTGAAGTCTTTGCCATTAGATGAGGAGAGCCGAGACCGCCAGGCCCGATGCATATGGTTTCTGGACACGCTCATCAAATTTCGAGCACAAAAAGTGATTAAGCGGAAAA GTGCCCTGGGACCTGGGGTCCCCCACATCATCAGCGCCAAACTGCTGAAGCACTTTACCTGCTTGACCTACAACAACGGCAG CCTGCGGAACTTAATTTCGGATTCGATGAAGGCGAAGGTCACCGCGTATGTAATCATACTGGCTTTGCACATAAGCGACTTCCAGATTGACCTGACACTGTTACAGAGGGACTTGAAGCTCAGCGAGAGAAG GATGATGGAGATAGCAAGGGCCATGAGGCTGAAGATCTCTAAAAGAAGGGTGTCTCTGGCAGCTGGCGGGGAGGAGGATCACAAGCTGGGCACTCTGTCCATCCCGCTGCCTCCAGCCCAGACCTCGGACCACCAGTCAAAGCGGAGGAGGATCACCTAG